A genomic stretch from Kogia breviceps isolate mKogBre1 chromosome 1, mKogBre1 haplotype 1, whole genome shotgun sequence includes:
- the LYPLAL1 gene encoding lysophospholipase-like protein 1: protein MAAMSGSVRLHRCMVSPAGRHSASLIFLHGSGDSGQGLRTWIKQVLNQDLTFQHIKVIYPTAPPRPYTPLKGEFSNVWFDRFKISNDCPEHLESIDVMCQVLTDLIDGEVKSGIKKNRILVGGFSMGGCMAMHLAYRNHQDVAGVFALSSFLNKASAVYQALQKSDGVLPELFQCHGTADELVLHSWGEETNSVLKSLGVSTKFHSFPGVYHELSKAELEKLKSWILTKLPD from the exons ATGGCGGCTATGTCGGGTTCAGTTCGCCTGCATCGCTGCATGGTGTCGCCGGCTGGGAGGCACAGCGCCTCTCTGATCTTCCTGCACGGCTCAG GTGATTCTGGACAAGGATTGAGAACGTGGATCAAGCAAGTTTTAAATCAAGATTTAACATTCCAACACATAAAAGTTATTTATCCAACAGCTCCTCCCAG GCCATATACTCCTTTGAAAGGAGAATTCTCCAATGTATGGTTTGACAGATTTAAAATATCTAATGACTGCCCAGAACACCTTGAATCAATTGATGTAATGTGTCAGGTGCTTACAGATTTGATTGATGGTGAAGTAAAAAGTGGTATCAAGAAGAACAGGATATTAGTAG GAGGATTTTCTATGGGAGGGTGCATGGCAATGCATTTAGCATACAGAAATCATCAAGATGTGGCAGGAGTATTTGCTCTTTCTAGTTTTCTGAATAAAGCATCTGCTGTTTACCAG GCTCTTCAGAAAAGTGATGGTGTCCTTCCTGAATTATTTCAGTGTCATGGTACCGCAGATGAGTTAGTTCTTCATTCTTGGGGTGAAGAGACAAACTCAGTGTTAAAATCTCTAGGAGTGAGCACAAAGTTTCATAGTTTCCCAGGTGTCTACCATGAGTTAAGCAAAGCTGAGCTAGAAAAACTGAAGTCATGGATTCTTACAAAGCTACCAGACTGA